The DNA segment CTGCTGAAACTGGTGTCAAGAAAGGCTCTGTCGGCCCAACGCTCGTCCGACTGCGTGAACGGGGACGAGTCGACCACCGTGGGAACTACTGGCGCATCAGTGATCACGAGGCAAGCGTCGATACCGCCACGGCCCACGCCGCTGCCGCCATCGCCGCACACGAGGCCGACGGTGAGACACCGTCCTACGAAGACTGGCAGGAGCACGCGGTTGACCCGCGTGACATCGATGGGTAACGGTCGGTACAGTTCCGGCGACGTGTTCTGGGCCCCGGACCCGTACAACCGGGGCAACAATCCCCGCCCGTGGCTGGTCCTTACTGCAGACGCACTGCCATTCAGCGGGGAGGAGTACATCTGTGCTGGACTGACACTCAGTGACCTCCAGGATAACATCGCGATTGGAGACAACTGGTTAGCCGGTGGCAACCCGGACAGAGAATCGTACTGTTCGCCCTGGGTGCTCGCCACGGTCAAACACGATGCGGTATCGAATCCACAGGGGCGGGTGGTCCCGGAGTTCACAGCCACGGTAACGAGACAAAGTGCCGAGTACATTACCGGCGACACCGACCGCGAGTCAGCCTGACCGACCCAGTCAGCTGAAGGGGCAAATAAACGACACACGCGGTTTGTCGCGGTTTGTGACGGCACTCACCCGCGACAGCTATTTATCGTTCTGTTCGTCACGTATCTGACATAGCCAGCGAGCTGATGAGCCATATGGAAATCGAACTGGAGATTAACGATGTGGAATGGACGGTCGACGCAGCGAAGTCCGACTCGCTCCTCGATGTCCTTCGGCGGAACGGATACACCGGCGCGAAACGGGGGTGTGACACCGGCGCGTGTGGCTTCTGTACGGTACACGTCGACGGCGAGCCGGTGAAATCCTGCGTCGAGCCGGTGATGAACGTAGAGGACGCATCTGTCGAGACAATCGAAGGGCTGGGCGAGCAGGACGAGCTGCATCCGGTCCAGCAGGCCTTCGTCGACAACACCGCGTTGCAGTGTGGCTTTTGCATTCCGGGGATGATAATGCGCTCGACGGCGCTGCTAGAGGCGAACACGGACCCGACAGAGCAGGAGGTCCGGGAAGCGCTGTCGGACAATCTCTGTCGATGCACCGGCTACAAGAAAATCGTCGAAGCGGTGCTGGACGCCGCCGAGCGGATGGACGGCGGGACAGCCGTCGCCGCCGACGGTGGGAAGGCAGTCGAAGGCAACGAGAGGGTCGCAAATTCGACCGAGTGTACAGTCAACGACTGCGACTGCATGGAGGGCGGTCAGTGAGCGATTTCGACCGGGCTCGGGAGACGAGCGAGCAGCCCGACAGGACAGGGGTGGAAGACGCGGCCCCTGCCGGAGCTGAGAAGGAGTCAGAGGCGGACGTGGCACGGGAACCTGACCGGAAGCCCAAATCCGAACGCGACACCATCACGGCGGACGAGGAGAAAGACGACGCGCGGAAGATTGTGACCGGGGAGGCCCGTTACACGGCGGACTACCGCGACCGGTTTCCAGACCTCGCCCACGGGAAAGTGGTTCGCAGCGACATCGCCCACGGCTACGTCGAATCGGTCGACACGAGCGCCGCCGAGGCGATGGACGGCGTCGACGCCGTCATCACGCCGTTCGACGACGTAGTCCCGGACAAACTGTACTCCAGTTCGGGCCAGTCCTATCCCGAGCCGAGCCCGTGGGACCTGAAAGTGTTGCGCGAGCACGTCCGCTTCGTCGGCGACCCGGTCGCGGCTGTGGCGGCCGACGACCCGGAAGCGGCCGACCGCGCCGCACGGAAAATCGAAGTCGAATACCGGGAACTGGACGCCGTGTTCGACCCAGAGGAGGCCTTGGATGAAGACGCCCCGCAACTGTTCGAGACCGACGACGTGGAGAACAAGCAGTCGGGCGCGGACTACAGTAGAAACCTCGAATCACACTTCGAGGGGGAACTCGGTGACGTGGAGGCGGCGTTTGAGCGGGCCAGCAACGACGACGACCGGCACGTCATCAAGACGGAATGGGAAACGCCGTACCAGTCCCACTGCGTCCCGGAACCGCACACGACCATCGCCTACACGGACGAGGATGACCGGCACACGTTCATCACAGCGACGCAGGTCCCCTTTCACACCCGCCGCCAGATAGCGCACCTGTTCGACGTGCCCATCCGTGACGTACGG comes from the Haloarcula hispanica ATCC 33960 genome and includes:
- a CDS encoding helix-turn-helix domain-containing protein, with translation MPISADRFEDIPDDVDTPSPETNAGAILAFLRDNPEKAFTRSEIAAETGVKKGSVGPTLVRLRERGRVDHRGNYWRISDHEASVDTATAHAAAAIAAHEADGETPSYEDWQEHAVDPRDIDG
- a CDS encoding (2Fe-2S)-binding protein, whose translation is MEIELEINDVEWTVDAAKSDSLLDVLRRNGYTGAKRGCDTGACGFCTVHVDGEPVKSCVEPVMNVEDASVETIEGLGEQDELHPVQQAFVDNTALQCGFCIPGMIMRSTALLEANTDPTEQEVREALSDNLCRCTGYKKIVEAVLDAAERMDGGTAVAADGGKAVEGNERVANSTECTVNDCDCMEGGQ